The following are encoded in a window of Gossypium raimondii isolate GPD5lz chromosome 13, ASM2569854v1, whole genome shotgun sequence genomic DNA:
- the LOC105784520 gene encoding receptor-like protein kinase FERONIA, giving the protein MITNSKAYHIMRLSQFWAYFSLIFLGFHIRRRTFVSAESLAYLRTESIFLDCGSSAKQSLSLGRNWSSDIGSQFIASNSDSDSIITTASKGMTVPYITARLFYTKFSYTFNVTPGPKFIRLHFYSDSYQGLNASQSFLTITAGRYTLLRNFSCYLTAKYLKTDHFFKEFIVYVENHTLELIFSPTSNPPNAYGFVNGIEVVSMPLQLYIRGDDVSLPFVGFHNNMLAIDNKFALEMVYRANVGGQTISPDQDTGMFRTWNDDASYIFGAAFGQLDYDTTVSIQYPKTVPAYTAPEDVYRTARSMGQYNEINMNYNLSWFFPVDTGFLYLVRLHFCEIVPDMTLGNQRVFFIFINNQTAETQADVIVWSKGHGVAVYRDYIVMVPSQAARKQDLWLELHPNIQVKPEYYDAILNGLEIFKISNYDGNLAGFNPPLDESNIQQASSPALSKKSKKGLQNRIKYSISGGLLFILCLFVLIFIKTRRKWKMKNTKDSSPCNNFHADDITKATNNFDESLVIYNLDMGKVYKGEINGTEVAILRGIKEISEQDFKEGIKMLSQTHHHNIVSLLGYCQEDSEKILVYEYMDNGTLSDHLHDHSKHLSWNQRLEICVGAARGLHYLHTGKNRPIVHGDISTSSILLDENWTAKILSFGFTMGSHNSDGYSIHIGSQTDVYSFGLVLLEVFSGRAPPLNLKTENDENSGSNGDDDHKSLIPPASDCLEKGDVDQLLDQSLKGKISLVSVGNFVKITKQCLAKKEVKRPSMSEVLYSLELLQMSQDNESNESSPKGLYPESCSDLMIGVEFSDMLMSSGR; this is encoded by the exons ATGATTACCAACAG CAAAGCCTACCATATTATGAGGTTGAGTCAATTTTGGGCATATTTCAGTTTGATATTTCTGGGTTTCCACATTCGTCGAAGAACGTTTGTGTCTGCAGAAAGCTTAGCTTATCTTCGAACAGAAAGCATATTTCTCGACTGTGGTTCTTCAGCAAAGCAAAGCCTATCTTTGGGAAGGAACTGGTCATCTGACATCGGCTCACAGTTCATTGCTTCTAATTCAGATAGCGACTCCATTATCACCACTGCCTCTAAAGGAATGACAGTCCCTTACATCACTGCAAGGCTTTTCTATACCAAATTTTCTTACACCTTTAATGTCACCCCAGGCCCAAAGTTCATTCGCCTCCACTTCTATTCAGATTCTTATCAGGGTCTCAACGCTTCTCAATCTTTTCTCACTATCACAGCCGGTCGCTACACACTCTTGAGAAACTTCAGTTGCTACCTTACTGCCAAATACTTGAAAACCGATCACTTTTTCAAGGAATTCATCGTTTATGTTGAAAATCATACACTGGAGTTGATATTCAGCCCAACTTCAAATCCTCCTAATGCTTATGGCTTCGTAAACGGAATCGAAGTTGTTTCGATGCCGCTTCAGCTTTACATTCGTGGCGATGACGTGTCCCTTCCTTTCGTTGGCTTCCATAATAACATGCTTGCAATTGACAACAAGTTTGCCCTGGAAATGGTTTACAGAGCAAACGTAGGAGGCCAAACCATTTCTCCGGATCAAGATACGGGGATGTTCCGAACTTGGAACGATGATGCCAGTTACATATTCGGAGCTGCTTTCGGCCAGCTTGATTATGATACCactgtttcaattcaatatccCAAGACGGTTCCGGCTTATACAGCACCCGAAGATGTATATCGAACTGCCCGATCAATGGGTCAGTACAACGAGATCAACATGAACTACAACTTGAGCTGGTTCTTTCCGGTTGATACTGGTTTTTTGTATCTAGTAAGGCTCCATTTCTGTGAGATTGTGCCCGATATGACCTTGGGGAACCAGAGGGTGTTTTTCATATTCATCAATAATCAAACAGCTGAAACACAGGCGGATGTGATTGTATGGAGTAAAGGGCATGGTGTTGCTGTCTATCGAGACTACATCGTGATGGTTCCGTCGCAAGCTGCCCGAAAGCAGGACTTATGGCTCGAGCTACACCCCAACATCCAAGTAAAGCCAGAGTACTATGATGCGATCTTAAATGGATTGGAGATATTCAAGATCAGCAACTATGATGGCAACCTTGCTGGATTTAACCCTCCCTTAGATGAGTCTAATATCCAACAGGCTTCTTCTCCTGCACTATCAAAAAAGTCCAAGAAAGGATTGCAAAATCGGATTAAGTACTCAATTAGCGGGggtttactatttattttatgtctctttgttttaatatttatcaaaacaagGAGAAAATGGAAGATGAAGAACACCAAGGATTCGTCCCCCTGCAATAATTTTCATGCTGATGATATTACAAAGGCAACTAACAACTTCGATGAATCACTGGTTATTTACAACTTGGACATGGGAAAGGTTTACAAAGGTGAAATAAATGGTACTGAAGTAGCTATCCTTCGAGGGATTAAAGAAATATCAGAACAAGATTTCAAAGAAGGGATAAAAATGCTCTCTCAAACTCACCATCACAACATCGTCTCTCTTTTAGGTTACTGTCAAGAGGACTCTGAGAAGATCCTGGTGTATGAATACATGGATAATGGTACCCTTTCTGATCATCTTCATGATCATTCGAAGCATCTGTCATGGAACCAGAGGCTTGAAATTTGTGTTGGAGCTGCAAGAGGCTTGCACTACCTGCACACCGGCAAAAATCGACCCATCGTACATGGTGATATCAGTACTTCCAGTATCTTGTTGGATGAAAACTGGACAGCCAAGATCTTGAGCTTTGGGTTTACCATGGGATCGCACAACAGTGATGGCTACAGTATCCACATTGGTTCTCAAACTGATGTGTATTCATTTGGGTTGGTTCTGTTGGAAGTATTCTCCGGAAGGGCGCCGCCGCTGAATCTGAAAACGGAGAACGACGAGAACAGCGGCAGCAATGGCGACGATGATCACAAAAGTCTTATTCCACCCGCATCAGATTGCCTTGAGAAGGGAGATGTTGATCAACTCCTGGATCAGAGTTTGAAAGGGAAGATCTCATTGGTATCTGTTGGGAACTTTGTGAAGATCACGAAACAATGCTTGGCAAAGAAAGAGGTGAAGCGGCCATCCATGAGTGAGGTACTTTACAGCTTAGAGCTACTGCAAATGAGCCAGGATAATGAGTCGAACGAGTCATCGCCCAAGGGGTTATACCCGGAAAGCTGCTCAGATTTGATGATAGGTGTGGAGTTCTCTGATATGTTGATGTCTAGTGGACGATGA